In Phoenix dactylifera cultivar Barhee BC4 chromosome 11, palm_55x_up_171113_PBpolish2nd_filt_p, whole genome shotgun sequence, the following are encoded in one genomic region:
- the LOC103705222 gene encoding PRA1 family protein H isoform X2, with the protein MAFAANPLSLSVPEAAFETWLRDTGYLEILDERTTAPSSSSSSSDLLRSRINAPATATATATAASWTSTFFRTLFSLLTLNPFAKLTPDDFSGGTPSWTVEFIGGAESYSWPAGPSQARMRVQENVRRYARNYAFLSLLFFACSLYRMPISLLGLLASLGLWEMVRFCSDKWELEQRYPGLRHAFVRIAQFATAVVLYLCNLQLAVIWALSVSYAVMIMHASLRKLTPFKQSVGVNRHKRFQQKRHN; encoded by the exons ATGGCGTTCGCCGCGAACCCACTGTCTCTGAGCGTTCCGGAGGCCGCCTTCGAGACGTGGCTCCGCGACACCGGCTACCTCGAAATCCTCGACGAGCGCACCACCgctccctcctcttcctcctcctcctcggaccTCCTCCGCTCCCGAATCAACGCCCccgccaccgccaccgccaccgccacTGCCGCGTCCTGGACCAGCACCTTCTTCCGAaccctcttctccctcctcacGCTCAACCCCTTCGCGAAGCTGACCCCCGATGATTTCTCCGGCGGGACCCCCTCCTGGACCGTCGAGTTCATTGGCGGCGCCGAGTCCTACTCGTGGCCCGCCGGGCCCTCCCAGGCCCGGATGAGAGTGCAGGAGAACGTTCGACGATATGCCCGGAACTACGCCTTCctttcccttctcttcttcgccTGCTCCTT GTACCGGATGCCGATTTCGCTCCTCGGTTTGCTTGCAAGTTTGGGTCTTTGGGAGATGGTGAGGTTCTGCAGTGATAAGTGGGAGCTGGAGCAGCGGTACCCGGGTTTGAGGCACGCCTTTGTTCGAATTGCACAGTTTG CTACAGCAGTGGTACTTTATCTGTGCAATCTTCAGTTGGCTGTCATTTGGGCCCTCAGTGTCAGTTATGCAG TGATGATAATGCATGCTTCCCTGCGGAAGTTAACTCCTTTCAAGCAATCGGTTGGAGTAAATCGGCACAAAAGATTTCAGCAGAAAAGGCACAATTAG
- the LOC103705222 gene encoding PRA1 family protein H isoform X3 produces the protein MAFAANPLSLSVPEAAFETWLRDTGYLEILDERTTAPSSSSSSSDLLRSRINAPATATATATAASWTSTFFRTLFSLLTLNPFAKLTPDDFSGGTPSWTVEFIGGAESYSWPAGPSQARMRVQENVRRYARNYAFLSLLFFACSLYRMPISLLGLLASLGLWEMVRFCSDKWELEQRYPGLRHAFVRIAQFAVVLYLCNLQLAVIWALSVSYAVMIMHASLRKLTPFKQSVGVNRHKRFQQKRHN, from the exons ATGGCGTTCGCCGCGAACCCACTGTCTCTGAGCGTTCCGGAGGCCGCCTTCGAGACGTGGCTCCGCGACACCGGCTACCTCGAAATCCTCGACGAGCGCACCACCgctccctcctcttcctcctcctcctcggaccTCCTCCGCTCCCGAATCAACGCCCccgccaccgccaccgccaccgccacTGCCGCGTCCTGGACCAGCACCTTCTTCCGAaccctcttctccctcctcacGCTCAACCCCTTCGCGAAGCTGACCCCCGATGATTTCTCCGGCGGGACCCCCTCCTGGACCGTCGAGTTCATTGGCGGCGCCGAGTCCTACTCGTGGCCCGCCGGGCCCTCCCAGGCCCGGATGAGAGTGCAGGAGAACGTTCGACGATATGCCCGGAACTACGCCTTCctttcccttctcttcttcgccTGCTCCTT GTACCGGATGCCGATTTCGCTCCTCGGTTTGCTTGCAAGTTTGGGTCTTTGGGAGATGGTGAGGTTCTGCAGTGATAAGTGGGAGCTGGAGCAGCGGTACCCGGGTTTGAGGCACGCCTTTGTTCGAATTGCACAGTTTG CAGTGGTACTTTATCTGTGCAATCTTCAGTTGGCTGTCATTTGGGCCCTCAGTGTCAGTTATGCAG TGATGATAATGCATGCTTCCCTGCGGAAGTTAACTCCTTTCAAGCAATCGGTTGGAGTAAATCGGCACAAAAGATTTCAGCAGAAAAGGCACAATTAG
- the LOC103705222 gene encoding PRA1 family protein H isoform X1, with amino-acid sequence MAFAANPLSLSVPEAAFETWLRDTGYLEILDERTTAPSSSSSSSDLLRSRINAPATATATATAASWTSTFFRTLFSLLTLNPFAKLTPDDFSGGTPSWTVEFIGGAESYSWPAGPSQARMRVQENVRRYARNYAFLSLLFFACSLLFPSSLFLKFRSICCFLYQLLGLCNRFLFDRYRMPISLLGLLASLGLWEMVRFCSDKWELEQRYPGLRHAFVRIAQFATAVVLYLCNLQLAVIWALSVSYAVMIMHASLRKLTPFKQSVGVNRHKRFQQKRHN; translated from the exons ATGGCGTTCGCCGCGAACCCACTGTCTCTGAGCGTTCCGGAGGCCGCCTTCGAGACGTGGCTCCGCGACACCGGCTACCTCGAAATCCTCGACGAGCGCACCACCgctccctcctcttcctcctcctcctcggaccTCCTCCGCTCCCGAATCAACGCCCccgccaccgccaccgccaccgccacTGCCGCGTCCTGGACCAGCACCTTCTTCCGAaccctcttctccctcctcacGCTCAACCCCTTCGCGAAGCTGACCCCCGATGATTTCTCCGGCGGGACCCCCTCCTGGACCGTCGAGTTCATTGGCGGCGCCGAGTCCTACTCGTGGCCCGCCGGGCCCTCCCAGGCCCGGATGAGAGTGCAGGAGAACGTTCGACGATATGCCCGGAACTACGCCTTCctttcccttctcttcttcgccTGCTCCTTGTTGTTcccttcttcccttttcttgAAATTTCGATCGATTTGCTGTTTTCTCTACCAGCTTCTTGGGCTTTGTAACCGTTTCTTGTTCGACAGGTACCGGATGCCGATTTCGCTCCTCGGTTTGCTTGCAAGTTTGGGTCTTTGGGAGATGGTGAGGTTCTGCAGTGATAAGTGGGAGCTGGAGCAGCGGTACCCGGGTTTGAGGCACGCCTTTGTTCGAATTGCACAGTTTG CTACAGCAGTGGTACTTTATCTGTGCAATCTTCAGTTGGCTGTCATTTGGGCCCTCAGTGTCAGTTATGCAG TGATGATAATGCATGCTTCCCTGCGGAAGTTAACTCCTTTCAAGCAATCGGTTGGAGTAAATCGGCACAAAAGATTTCAGCAGAAAAGGCACAATTAG
- the LOC103705189 gene encoding chromatin remodeling protein EBS-like isoform X2 — MAKTKPGKKDLDSYTIRGTNKVVRAGDCVLMRPADSDKLPYVARVEKIEADHRGSVRVRVRWYYRPEDAIGGRRRFHGSKELFLSDHYDVQSAHTIEGKCVVHSFKNYTKLENVGSEDYFSRFEYKAVTGGFTPDHVAVYCKCEMPYNPDDLMVQCEGCRDWFHPSFMGMAIKQAKKLILFGLFFG, encoded by the exons ATGGCGAAGACAAAACCGGGGAAGAAGGATTTGGATTCCTACACCATCAGAGGCACCAACAAGGTCGTCAGAG CGGGGGACTGCGTGCTGATGCGGCCCGCGGACTCGGACAAGCTGCCATATGTGGCGCGGGTGGAGAAGATCGAGGCGGACCACCGCGGCAGCGTCCGGGTGCGGGTGCGGTGGTACTACCGGCCGGAGGATGCGATCGGCGGGCGGCGCCGGTTCCATGGGTCCAAGGAGCTCTTCCTTTCTGACCACTATGATGTCCAGAGTGCCCACACCATCGAGGGAAAGTGTGTCGTCCACTCCTTCAAGAATTATACCAAGCTCGAAAACGTCGGTTCCGAGGATTACTTCAGCCGCTTCGAGTACAAGGCTGTCACTGGGGGGTTCACGCCCGACCATGTCGCTGT GTATTGCAAATGTGAGATGCCGTATAACCCAGATGACCTCATGGTCCAGTGTGAGGGATGCAGGGACTG GTTTCATCCATCTTTTATGGGCATGGCTATCAAGCAAGCAAAAAAGTTAATTCTATTCGGATTGTTcttcggatga
- the LOC103705189 gene encoding chromatin remodeling protein EBS-like isoform X1: MAKTKPGKKDLDSYTIRGTNKVVRAGDCVLMRPADSDKLPYVARVEKIEADHRGSVRVRVRWYYRPEDAIGGRRRFHGSKELFLSDHYDVQSAHTIEGKCVVHSFKNYTKLENVGSEDYFSRFEYKAVTGGFTPDHVAVYCKCEMPYNPDDLMVQCEGCRDWFHPSCMGMTLEQAKKIEDFLCSDCSADDDAKRSLNAFPISPLSEPKVESKRRKR, encoded by the exons ATGGCGAAGACAAAACCGGGGAAGAAGGATTTGGATTCCTACACCATCAGAGGCACCAACAAGGTCGTCAGAG CGGGGGACTGCGTGCTGATGCGGCCCGCGGACTCGGACAAGCTGCCATATGTGGCGCGGGTGGAGAAGATCGAGGCGGACCACCGCGGCAGCGTCCGGGTGCGGGTGCGGTGGTACTACCGGCCGGAGGATGCGATCGGCGGGCGGCGCCGGTTCCATGGGTCCAAGGAGCTCTTCCTTTCTGACCACTATGATGTCCAGAGTGCCCACACCATCGAGGGAAAGTGTGTCGTCCACTCCTTCAAGAATTATACCAAGCTCGAAAACGTCGGTTCCGAGGATTACTTCAGCCGCTTCGAGTACAAGGCTGTCACTGGGGGGTTCACGCCCGACCATGTCGCTGT GTATTGCAAATGTGAGATGCCGTATAACCCAGATGACCTCATGGTCCAGTGTGAGGGATGCAGGGACTG GTTTCATCCATCTTGTATGGGCATGACTCTTGAGCAGgcaaaaaaaatagaggatttCCTCTGTTCAGATTGTTCCGCAGATGATGATGCAAAGAGATCTCTGAATGCTTTCCCTATCTCACCACTTTCTGAGCCTAAG